From the genome of Photobacterium sp. TLY01:
ACCCAGCGCCACATAACATTCGTTTTCAATGGCTCGCGCCTGGCCGCATATCCGTACCCGCAGATAGCCGTTTTTGGTATCCGTCCAGAAAGGAACGAACAGAATCTGCACACCCTGATCAGCTAACAGCCGGCCCAGTTCAGGAAACTCCACATCGTAGCAAATCAGAATACCAATCCGACCGGCATCCGTTTCAAAGACTTTGACTTTATCACCACCGTCTATCACCCAGTCTCTGACTTCGTGCGGGGTAATGTGAATTTTATACTGTTCGTCAATATCGCCGTCTCTGTGCAGCAGGTATGACACGTTATACAGCTTGTCACCTTTCAGGTAGGGCATACTGCCGGCAATGATGTTGATGTTATACGTGACAGCCAGCTGAGAGAAACGGTGGCGGATTTCCTCCGTAAACTGGCTGAGATAGCGAATGGCCTCAACCGAATCTTTGTCTCTGGCTAACCCCATCAGCGGCGCATTGAAAAATTCTGGGAACAATGCAAAGTCGGACTGATATTTGGAGAGCGAAGACACAAAAAACTCGGCCTGGTTCATCAGGTCGTCGACCGACACGACCCGACGCATGTGCCACTGCACAATACCCAGCCTGATCAGTGTCTTTTCGGTTTGATGGATGGAGATATCTTCTTCGTAGAAAATATTGTCCCATTCAAGCAGCGTGGCATAGCCTTTGGATTTGGCATCTTCCGGCAGGTAGCGGTTCATCAGACGCTTGACGTCGAAGTCATTCGACAGTTGAAATGAAAGGATCGGATCGTGAATTTCGCGGCGTTTAACTTTGGCAATATACTCAGACACGTGCATTTCATCCGCGTATTTGTGGTAGCCCGGAATTCGTCCGCCGGCAAGAATGGCTTTCAGGTTATTGGCCCGGCAAAGTTCTTTACGGGCTTCGTATAGGCGGCGCCCTAAGCGAAGCCCGCGATAATCCGGGTGGACGAACACATCCAGTCCGTACAGTGCATCCCCATCCGGGTTGTGGCAGGCCACATTGTTGGCATCGACGATATCCAGATAGGTGTGGTTCAGCGAATAGCGGTTGTAGCTGACTTTAATGGTCAGCGCCGCAGCGATGATTTTTCCCTTGTCTTCTATACAGATTTGTCCGTCGGGAAAATGTTTGACCAAACCCTGAATCGTGGACTTTGGCCAGGCACCCCCCACATCAGGAAAGACCAGATCTTCCAATGCAGCAAGTTGCTTAAAGTCGGAAGGCTCAATGGTGCGCAGATTTAATAAAGTGCTGTTGTTCTCATCCATAACTTATTGTTTTTCATTGTTGAAACCAGTGCTATAAAGTATGGAACATCCGTTAGGATTCGCCAGTGAACCGTATCCTGACAGTGAGTGAACACAATTTTATTCCGGTTAGGCCATACTTTAGGTCTGATTCTTCATTCATATCACTGCGCTTGGAGGAAATATGAAAGTGAATGTTTTACGTCGCTATGTTTCAGTGTGTGCCCTTGTGGTGTCCATCGGCCTGCTGCCTGGCATGGTCAGTGCGGCCCATCATGAAAAAGAAGACGCTGCCACATCGGCTGAACAGGTGAATCAAGAAACGCAGGATTTGCTGGAGTCACTGAAAAACTACTCCGTGGAGCAAAAAGACGAAGCCATGAAGGCAACGAAAGAAGGCATCGACAGCCTGGATAAACATATTGAACAATTGCAAACCCAGATCGAAAAGGACTGGGACAATATGGATCAGGCTGCCCGCGAGAAATCCAGAGAAAGCCTCAAATCGATGCAGGAACAGCGAGTGAAACTGGCTGAATGGTACGGCAGCATGAAAAGCAGCTCAGCTGATGCCTGGGATCATGTCAAAGAAGGCTTTTCCGGTGCTTATGACAGCCTGAGTGATGCATGGCAAAAAGCCAGCGAAGAATTTTCGAAAGAAGAACCAGATACCAAAGAATAAAGACGAGCGCTGCGCCTCTTTTCAGAGGCGCACTTGTTTCTGCCATCGACAGCACGTTTTCTGCAGTGATCAGCCATGGACATGGCCAGTCTGGGTTGAAAGCTTGTGATTGATATGAGAAAGTGTGTCCGTTGTGGTCATCGGCGAGTTTTCACCGATTGAACCCGCTTCGTATAACCCCACTGATAGGGTGTGGGGGTCTCTACCAGAATCCGTAAAATTCTGATTACGAAGAGTGAAGCCGATTAATCGCTTTTCTCTTTGTGATGGTCTGAATTACCCGTTCTCCTTTGCTGCAGAAAAGCTGTTAATCATCCCAGTCAACGTATTGAGAATCTGATTAAGAGCACCTGATGACATCCTTTATTACTGGTTTACCCAAGGTCGAATTACACCTGCATATTGAAGGCTCGCTGGAACCTGAGCTGATGTTTGCCCTGGCTGAAAGAAACAAGATCGCGATTCCGTTTCATTCCCCTGATGAAGTGCGAGCTGCCTATCAATTCCATAACCTGCAATCATTTCTGGATATTTATTATCAGGGCGCGAACGTACTGATTCACGAGCAGGACTTTTACGATTTAACCTGGGCCTACCTGTTGCGCTGTAAAGCTGATCATGTGGTACACACAGAGATCTTCTTTGATCCGCAAACTCACACCGAGCGTGGGATTGCCTTTGAGACTGTGGTGAATGGAATACATCGCGCACTGAAGCAGGGCAGGGAAACGCTGGGGATTTCCAGCCAGCTGATCATGTGTTTTCTGCGCCATCTCGATCAGGAGTCGGCGTTTGTCACGCTCAATCAGGCGCTGGCGCATAAAGATAAAATCGTAGGTGTGGGGCTGGATTCCTCGGAGCTGGGCAATCCGCCGGAAAAATTCAAAGCCGTCTTTCAGCAAGCGCTGGCGGAAGGTTTTCTGACCGTGGCCCACGCTGGCGAGGAAGGGCCGTCGGAAAATATCACTCATACTCTGGATCTGCTGGGGGCGATGCGGGTGGATCACGGCGTCCGTTGTGTTGAAGATCCTGCGCTGGTTGAGCGTTTAGTGCAGGCACAGGTGCCTTTAACTGTGTGCCCGCTGTCGAATTTAAAGCTCAAAGTGTTTGAGGAGATGAAAGACCACAATATTGTCGAGCTGTTACGTAAAGGTCTGTGTGTCACCATCAATTCTGACGATCCGGCGTATTTCGGTGGCTATATGACTGCGAATTTCCAGGCGGTGGCCGATGCACATCCCATGACGCAGGAAGAGATCGCCCAGTTTACCCTCAATGCAATTCAGGCCAGTTTCATCAGTGTTGAAGAAAAGCAACGTCTGACGAGAATGACACAGGATTACCTGGCAAGCGCAAAGCTAACGGACAGTAACAATAGGTAATACAAGGGTTGCCAAGCAGCTCCCTGCACTGTGAATACAGCGGGAGGGAGCCGCTTTTCAATCAGCGGACTAACTCGCCGGATAACCAGTCTAATATTGCTCGCAGTTTCTCATCACTCAGGTTGAGCAGGTTGTCGCCAACATACCATTCCAGGAACGACTGATCTGCCAGTGCCGCTTGTTGCGGATTGCCCAGCCAGATCTGCTGCTCTGTTGCCAGCTTGTCGCGAATGGCAATGGCCTGTTCGGCGCTGACTGGCAGATACAGGTGCAGCATATTGGCTTGCGGTGCGGCCGGGTTTGGCGTGAACAGCGGGTAGTCTTCTAAGATGCGGTAGAGCTGCTGAGTGCGTTCAAACAAGGCCGGCATCAGTGCCAGTCGCTGGTCGAACTGCATCGCCGCGGAAACTGCATACGGTGTGCGATGATAGACATTGCCACCCTGGCGTTGCATCCAGAGGCGAGCCTTTTCAATGAATGCGCTATCGCCCAGCAGCATCGAGCCGCCCAATCCGCCAATGCCTTTGTATAAAGAGACATAAGCTGTATCGAACCCGTTTGCAATTTCGCTGTACTCGCGGCCATACCAGGCTTTGGCTTCCCACAATCGGGCGCCGTCCATGTGCAGATGAATCCCCTGCTCACGACAATGGGCTTTGATTGCGTTTAAGTCTTCCCATTCAGGCAACTGCCCGCCAATTTCGCGCATCGGCAATTCATAGAGTACGGCAGCAATCTCATCCGGCCATGCTTGCAGATCGGCCATAGACCAGGTTTGATACGGGTTACCGACAGGCAGAACGGTAAAGCGTTGCTGCAGCAGATAGCCCTGTGCTTCATGCAGATAAATATGACTGGAAGGATGCATGGCCACAACAGGGTTTTTGCGTGCCATACAGGCCAGTTGCAGCGCAGTCGGTTGGGTCATCGTCCCGGAGATCACGAACAGGCCTGCTTCGTAGCCCAGCAGATCGGCGACTTTGGCTTCAAACTCCTGCAGATCATTGCCCTGACCGTAAATATCATGGTTGATCTGATTGTCCTGACACCAGTCTGCCATTTGCCGGAAGATGTCGGCCGGCGACATTTCACGGTTGCCGGGGACAGACAAAGTGCATTGAGAGCGTAATTCCGTGCTCATAAAAATCCTTGAATTAAGTCACTTCATTTTAATTTGTCATCAGGAGTTTATGTTGGTCAATTTCAGTGCGCAACCAATTTCAGCGCGAGTTACGATAGTGCTCCGGTCTGGAGGGCTTGTTTGCCTGTTTAGTATTCAAAACGGGAAAACTCGGTTTCAATTGATGCATACAGCTCTGATATCCAAGCCGGGGATGTCTCCGGTACCGGGCGGATCGGGTTTTTGCGCGGATCATGGGGGGCAATCACCACTTCGACATTGTTTTTGCCGATCTTACCGACCAGCGTAAATAATTCTTCGACTGCGCTGTCGCCGATAGCCAGGCAACCAATGGAGTCGGCTTTACCATGAATGAAAATATTGGATCCCGGTGATTGCCGGCCTTCAAGCGCGGCGTATTTCAGATCGAAGTCGTTGGGATAATTCAGTTTCATCGACAAATGGAAACGACTGTTCGGATTAAGACCGATAATTTTGTAGATGCCCTCCGGTACCTGGCGGTCGCCTTCTTTGAGTTTTGGTCCCGCTTTACCGCTCGCAGCCGTGACAGGGTAACTGTATACAAAATGCCGCTCACCTTTTTGATTAAATGCCCACAGCTCGAGCGCTTTTTCTTCTTTCAGGCCAAGCAGGGCAATTTTTGCCGGCGGATAGCTGACATTTGCCTGGCGAAATCTGTATTTCAGACGCATTTCAGACAACTGGCCATAAGTGGCCAGCACGTCATCAACAGTGCGCTTCCCCAGTGTAGAGGGGGCGACGGTTGTAGAAATGGACTGTCCATGAGCATGATTGAACATCAGCAAAGATCCAACAGCAAAGATGGCTGAAACAGTGAAAGTGCGCATAAATCCCCAACGTCATCATGAGTCCATAAACGAAAAATCTTGATTAGGTTATCAGCAGGTGGCTGCCAATGTGTCAGGTCACAACGGCTGGAAAGTAAAATCCTCAATCACGCCATTGATGTCTGCATTCAACTCATAATCAAGATGCATATTCCCTTTTTGCTCATAGAAGCTGATTCGGTAACCCTTGTCGTCGTGACTATTCGCCACACGGTAATTACTGGTGACTCGGGTATTGATTGCATCGCCCCGGACAATGCCATTCACGGCCGGGGACGTCGCAACAATGTAAGTCAGCTGGTTTTCTTCTAAGCTATTGAATTTTATATATGAATAGGTTTTCTTTTTGACCAGTTGCCCATTTTCCAGAATATTGCCGTTGCGCTCTGAAAAATAATAGCCGTTCAGGTTAACTGTAGACTCAAACCCGATCTCGGGATCCGGCTGGCCTATAGATGCACAGCCTGATAACGATGAGAGAAGAATGATTGATAGTGCCTTTTTCATACTCACCTTGATTCTTATAATGATGAAAAGGGGTTAGCAACCCCAACCAATGACAGTATCTAATGGCGTCAGAACACTGGGCGTCATTAACTGGTGATTGCAAAATGACAGCAAAGCAGAAGCTATAAACGGCGTATTGGTATCAGGACAAAGACACGACGGACAAGAGACAGTGAAATAGCGGGCAAATGGCCGTCAGCAGCAGGGTTGGATTACTTTTCACAGCACAGGGAGTTGCCCTCAGATTCTTTGTGAGTATTGAGATTAAAGCAGCGTATCTTTCGCACAATAAATACTGCTCATGCCCGGCGCACTGTAGCAACTCAGTTCATCTTGCAATATGGCTGCAGGAAGAGCGAATCCGGTTTGGCCATTGACTTTAACCGTGCTTTGATTGGCGTTGATATGATGGGAGATCTCGGAGCCGTTACTGAGTGTCCAATAGGTATCAAAATCACTGGTATTGGCACAGACCGAGATGGAGCAACTGACCGGCGTTGTCTCACCTTGCTCAAACACAATGCATTGCGCCTGCATTTCACCACAACCAGCGTTCGCTGATGCCGAAACGATGAGGCAACACAGCAGAGTGAGGGATAAATGGGTTAAGCTTTTCATTGTTCACCTTACGTCTCTTACGATATGAGTCTGTTATTGTGCGAGCTACTAAGGCGACCAAAATGATGCAGCGATGCAGGATTTTTTGACGGATACGAAATGCAGGCGACCCGGGGGCTGAAGACAGGTGCGGTAGACATCTGTCTTCAGCATACAAGTTTACAGAATGCGGGCGCAACCGCGAAAAATCACGGTTGGCAATTGCGATGTGCCACATCGCAGCGAATGACAGATTGCTCCTGGATTAAACCGGCTAAGTGCTTTCGGCTTTCCAGATAATGCGGTGTCAGTTTGTGCGCCGCCAGTGCTTCTTCGCCGGTGTAGATTTCATAGAGGTAAAAACTGTGGTCATCTTCCTGAGCTGACAATACGTCGAACACCAGACAGCCTTCTTCATTTGCAACCGACGCTCTGGCATTTTCCTTCATGATGGCGAGGTACTGATCCCTAAACCCTGGTTTCACTGAATTTTTCACAATAATACAAAACATAAAGTGCACATCCTGTTTGTCGGTTTGGATAACAATTGGTTCTTCATTTGAACTTTCATCCGTACATTGTATACAATGATGTAAATAATTGCACACGGAGTGGCTGAATATGATTGAGAGACCAGCACTATTGAACGGATTGCGACATTTAGCGTTAGCTGTCTATCCCTTTGAAGAGTGTATCCGTTTTTATACAGAGATACTGGGGATGGAAGTGCTCAGAAAAGCGAGCGATAACCTGATTTACCTGAGCTGCGGTAACGACAATTTGTCGCTGAGCCGGGCATATGAACCCCAGGAGAATCACAATCAGTCGCTTGACCATTTTGGTTTTATTGTCGACAGCAAAGACGATCTGGAAGCCTGGTTCGAGTTCCTTCAAGCCAAAGGTGTACCGCTATTAGATACGCCGCATGATCACAGTGATGGTGCACGCAGCTTTCATTGCACGGATCCGGCCGGCAATGTGGTTCAGCCGATTTATCACCCTGCGGTTTCAGGCCAGCGATTGCGCTAGAAACGGAATAAACCCAACGTAACCGGTGAGGCGACGTTGGGTACAGTTTTATTTCTGACTCAGTAAATAATCCAGAATTTCAACGACTTGAATCGGGGTTGTGGCCCATGCCTTTGCGCTGGCATCTACTTCTTTGAGCGGGTGGACAATCTCTTCGCTGTGCAGCGTGATGTAGGGTTTGTCGAGTGCGGCACAGTATCCGGCATCAAAGGCGGCATTCCACTGCTTGTATTGATCACCAAAACGGATAACAGCCATGTCGCATTGCTTGATCAGTTTCTGTATGCGGATGGCATTGACCTTGGCTGATTTATGATCACGCCAGAAATGGTTTGATTCCGCTCCTAAGCCATCTCCGGCGGCGTCGCTGCTGTCATGATCTGTGACAGCGGAAGTAAACACGATATTGAGATCTTTCGCCTCACAGCCTTTAATGATTTGTTCCCGCCAGTCGGTGTGAATTTCACCAGAAAGATAGACATTCCAGGTCATTGCTTACTCCTTTGTGCCTGTCTCAGCCACTGAGGTATACGCAGGACAGAGACAAAAAATGAATGGTTTTCCATGACATTGTACACAAAGTTAATCTTTATTGCACACCGATAGGGCGATGGGTATCAGAAGTAGCTTGGAGAGGTGCACAGAGTGATGTCTGTCGACCGGTTGATGAACATGCAATGGCTTTCGCGGCTGACTCGCTCAAAACCGAGTTGTTCATAAAATGCGGTGTCGATATCGCTATGAAGAAACACTGTTGTTGTCGCTGTGGTGGAAAAAAGATGACGGAGCATGCCAAGAATCAGCCGACTGGCACAGCCTTGACGGCGATAAGCAGGGGACGTTGCTATCGATCCTATACCAGCTTGTCCGTCTTCAAGGCCAAACTGATGACGATACAGGATGAGTGACGCAACGGGCATGCCTTTGTCTTCCAGCACATACCATTCTCCTTTGGCGTATTTCCGGCTGCTTTGACAAGCAGCAAGATACTCCGCCTGGGGCATTTTACCGCCCCAGGCATCAAAGCCCATCATATACAGTGCGTCCATTTCGGACTCAGTGGCTTGTCTGAATTGCATTCGTTGTTGTTCTGTTCAGTGGTGATGTGGCATATCTGAGATCAGCGAAAGCAAAACTCAGCCCAACGACTCAGGCCTGCAGTGACCGAACCAAAATAGTCTCCCGCCACGATCGGCACACCCGGCAGGCGTTGTTCAATTAACTGGCGCAGCATGGGGGAGCGGGCACTGCCACCTGTCATAAAGATAACGTCCGGCGCGCATTCAGCCTGAGACAAGGCTTCATTGATCAGAGCGCTGATTTTCTCTGCGCTGCTGCTGACCGCTGCAGCCAGTTCCTGATTTGTACAGCTGACTGGCAGTGTTTCCTGCCCGATGCGGATCTCAGTGCTGGCGCTGGCTGCATCAGATAACGCAATTTTCAGCAGCTCTGCTTCACGCACCAGCTGATGGCCTAAGGTATGGTGATAGACCTGCAGCAGTCTTTGCAACAAAGCAGGCTCTGCGGAATCCCGCACGAGTTGCTGCAGCACGGCTAAGTTCGCGCTGGCGTAAAAATCACTTTGCGCGGCCACATTGTTGATCGCCACCGGGTTCCAGAACTGGCTGATTGGCGCTGCCAACCCACGCTGGTTGGTGCTGTGTTTGCCAAACAGGGGCATGATACGTTCGAAGGCGAGGGCGATATCCAGATCGTTTCCGCCAACCCGGCTGCCGCTGTGGGCCAGTAATCCTTCCGTTCTGTCTGCTTTATTGAGCCAGCCAGGTCCCATTTGCAGAACAGAGCAGTCGGTGGTACCACCACCAATATCGACCACCAGAACGGTTTTGTCTTCTTGCAGCTGACTTTCGTATTCCAGCCCGGCAGCCACAGGTTCAAACTGAAATTCGATTGCTTTGAAGCCCGCGCGCATTGCCGCCCGGCGCAGAATCGTTTCGGCCTGCTGGTTCGCTTTCGTTCCGCCTGTACCCTGAAAGTTGACAGGGCGCCCGATCACAGCATGGGTGATGGCCTCACCGCACTGGCTTTCACTCCGGTGTTTAATGTTTGCCATCATGGCACAGACCAGATCTTCAAACAGGCTCAGCTGGATGTCCTGTAGACCGGAAGCACCCAGAAAAGATTTGGGTGATTTGACGTAATACACTTCATCGGGATCATTGAGGTAGGTTTCCAGTGCCTGCTGACCAAACTGTAGGGCGTGCGCATCAACAATGATGTCATCGTCTTTGTTGGCGGAGATTGAGCGGCGGAGTAACTGCTCACCAATTTTATCAGCGGGTTTGATGTCGTAGTGACGAAACAGCGCCTCGCTGACGGCCTCGCGGGTCGGTGCCGCAAGGGCTGACGGGATGAAAAAGCTGTCGCCTTCAAGGGGAAGCAACTTTGGTTGACCATTCTCCATCATCGCCACTGCGCAGTTGGCTGTGCCGTAGTCGAAACCTATGTACATACTTCCTCCTGACCACTAAAAAGCCGACCAGTGTACGAAAATTTCGGCCTAAGACAAGAAAAGGAAGCGCCGATCGCAAGAATGCCTGCTGCGTTTCGCAAAATGGCTTCTAGCGATAAAGTTTGCGGAAGAATTTTGATGTGAGTGTGTAGTCGTAGCGAAGCTGAATTAACGAATAAATTAATGTAGAACCGGCCACAGTTCCCCAGGGATAGAAGAAAAAGAGGATGCAGCCAAACAGCATCGTGGCTTTTTCAGCCCAGGGATGACGGATGAGCAGCCCGTATCCGGCTGTGAGGTGAAGCACGATCATCAGTACAGCCAGCAGCACCATAGAGAAATTGTTGGTTTCGATGTTCATGATGCCGTCGATGGCGGCCTGGAATCCTGAAACGATCCCCCAGATCAGCCAGATAATCGCGTAAAGGGCATGAAAACCAATCGCCAGTCTGAATTTGAGTGAGTATTTTGAATGCAGAGAATCCTGAGGCTGTGCCTGATCACCCTCAGTACATTTTTTACACATTTCTACCGGAGTACCGTCAGGTTTATCCAGCGTTCGAACACCGCATTGTACGCAGTACATTATTGACGCACCACTTGCCTGTTTATCACTTCGCATTTTAATGCGATAGCCATAGTTACTAATTTACAGATGTAAAGCTTCATGAGTTCACGACATTTCCAGTAAATATAATTTCATATAATGCCGTGTTCTTTAACATTTGAATGTCAGTTTTTCGCTTTGTATGTGAATGAAATGATGAAAATGCTGTGGGAGTCTCATTTTGATGAATTAAATGCACTGTTACATAAGGTTATGAAATTTAAGGCTTATGTAAATTAGTGTTGTCTAATAAAATTGCATGCAAGCAACAGCAGTACAATGCTCGCGCTGTTTTATGTCAAAAAAAGTATGGCAATGCATTGCCGTTATTTTCGTGCACAAAATATCGTCAGCGCAGTCTTGTTACTTTGCGGGAACACTGTTTATTCAGGCCACTTGTTTTTCAAATCAATTAATGCTGACTGACAACGATGAAAGGCATCAACAAGTGCCGGATCGAAGTGAGTGCCACTTTGTTCACGAATATAGTCAGCAGCATCTTCAACGCTCCAGGCCGGCTTGTAAGGGCGCTGGCTTGTCAGCGCATCAAAGACATCGGCAATGGCGGTGATACGTGCCTCGATGGGAATTTCCTCTGCCTGCAAACCGTAGGGATAACCTGTCCCATCCCACTTTTCATGGTGATAGACGGCGATATTTTTGGCCATCTGCATGAGTTCTGAACTGTCATTCCCAAGAATTTCAGCTCCGATCAAAGTATGGCGCTGCATCACTTGCCACTCTTCACTCGACAACGCGCCTTTCTTTTGCAGAATCTGGTCCGGGATACCAATTTTGCCGATATCATGCATGGGCGCTGCATGAAGCAGGGTTTCCGACCATGCCGGGCTGAAGCCTGCGGCTAATGCTATCGCGTGCGCATAATGACTCATGCGAATCACGTGATGACCTGTTTCGTTATCTTTGTACTCAGTTGCTCGGCTCAGTTTCTGAACGACGGAAAGCCGGGTGGATTTCAGCTCATCGATTTTGACCAGCGACAGGTGATTCTTCACCCGGGCCCGAACGACTGACGGGCTGACGGGCTTAGTGATGAAATCGACGGCACCTAATTCAAAGCCTTGTGCTTCATCTTTGGTGTCGGACAGCGCGGTTACAAAGATCACCGGAATGTGTTTGGTGTCTGCTGCCGCAGAAAGCTGCTCAATCACCTCATAGCCGGACAGGCCGGGCATCATGATATCCAGCAGGATCAGGTCGGGTTTTTCTGTGCTGGCAAGGGCAAGGGCTCGGCTGCCATCTCTGGCAAAAAGCAGCCGGTAATCCGAGGCCAGAATGTTTTTCAGCACCTGCAAATTGGCAGGTTCATCATCCACAACCAGAAGGGTTTTACGTTCATCCATGTTATGCCTCTACGGTTTGCTGGCTGACGAGAAAGTGATTCAGCAGCGTGGCTGCACGATCCAACTCAAAGTCGCTCATGGCAGATTCCACTTCCATAGCCAGTTCTGCGGGAAGCTGGGGTTTTACGGCCGAAAAAGCACAATCCGGCATCTCTCCCTGTTCCAGTTGCTGAATAATTTTGTTGATATCGTCATGGTTGAGCGCGGTTGCTGTGTGCTGTTCCGGCGCTGCAGAAAAATCCTCGACCGAAGTGAGCAACAGCGTTATGGCATTAAACATTTCACGGTATTGGGTAAACAGCGGCACGGTATTCTCATCACGTTGTAGTGCTTGTTCCAGTTTTTTCATGCAATGGTGAATAGCGGGCATACACAGGTTGCCCGTGACCCCTTTCAGACGGTGTACATGTGAGAGCGCTTTGGTCTGGCTGCCACTGAGCAAACGAGCCATAAAATCCGGGTGATGCTGAGGCTGGCTGATGAATTTCTGTATGGCGAGGAGCTGAGATTGTTCATCGCCCCAGAGCAGGCGTCCTTTCTCCAAGTCTATCAGCGTATCCTGATTGTCATTCTGTTTCTCAGAATGTAGCGGGGCCTGAGTAATAATGCCTTTCAGATAAGCAATTTCAGCTTTCAGCGCAAAAATATCAATCGGTTTGACGGCAAATCCATTCATGCCTGCGGCCAGTGCGTTACGCCTGTCTTTTTCCAGGACACTTGCCGTTAAAGCGATAATCGGCACTTCTTTTAATTGATGTTCTTTTTCGTATGCCCGGATGACTTTACTGGCTTCAAGGCCATTCAGTTCCGGCATCTGAACATCCATAAGAACGATATCTATATGCCTGGATTTGAATTTTTCTACGGCTTCAGTTCCGGTTCTGGCCGTGATTAACTGATGGTTATCCCTTTTTAATAAGCCTGTCATCAGCTCCAGATTCTGCTCGACATCGTCTGCCACCAGTATCGTCATCGGTGGTATATGGACATTTTCTGTTGTGCTTTCATCAATCTGAGCAGCTTGGCCTGCCAGAAGCGGCAGATCAACACGGAAGGTTGAGCCCTTGCCCAACTGGCTGTAGACCGTAATTTTTCCGTCCATCAGTTCAACCAGCTGTTTAGCGATCGTCGTCCCCAGTCCTGTGCCGCCAAAACGGCGGGACATGGTGCTGTCTGCCTGGGAGAAAGGCGCAAAAATGCTGTCCAGTCTGTCGGGTGCGATGCCAATCCCTGTGTCTTCTACCAGAATGGTGATCCCTTTGGTGCGGCTGGAACTGATGTCCAGTCTGACATACCCACGTTCGGTAAATTTTACCGCGTTGCTCAGTAAGTTCAGGATGATTTGCTGTACGCGAAGCGGATCACCCTGGAAAGTTTCACTGAGCTGCGGGTCGTAGCGCATTGTCAGTTCTATGCCTTTCTTGTTGGCCAGCAGCGATTGCGTGGCGATCAATTGTTCGCAGATTTGCCGAAGCGAGAAGTGGCGTGATTCAAGTTGCGTGGTGCCACTTTCCAGCTTGGCAGAGTCCAGTACATCATTGAGCAGATTCAGCAGGGTTTTCGCCGAGTTGCGAATAATGCCGAGATGCCGCTGCTGCTCCGTGCTCATTTTGCCGTCCAGCATGAGTTCTGAAAACCCGATAATGGCGTTCATCGGCGTTCGTAATTCATGGCTCATATTGGCCAGAAAAGTACTTTTGGCCTGGGCCGCAATTTCCGCTTCTTCTTTAGAACGGCGTAAATCCGCTTCCATTTGTTTTTGCTGGCTGATGTCTGTGATCACACCGACAAAGGT
Proteins encoded in this window:
- a CDS encoding MHYT domain-containing protein, which gives rise to MIADLFSRFFISDSTDPSLLVSGEYDFSLIAISLIISVGASLLALSLAESAKLSHSRVLRRLHILTGAASLGVGVWAMHFIGMLAFELCTTVDYDISITLLSAIPSFLASWVTLHLLTKQTISHARLVLCGVTVGLGIGSMHYIGMAAMVLGPALKYDPVLFCLSILVAASLATLALWISFGLRKHRSMPGYQIQLIASVVMGLAIAGMHYTAMEATRFVGQPDPAFIPGSQRHYLLAITISIVTVSLSLIIAAINALTRYRSLLLRSEETASELKATIDTAVDGIIKISHRGIILSFNASAERILGYHESEVIGRNISMLMPEPYQSAHDSYLENYRKTGTARIIGIGREVTALHKNGLMKPIRLSIGESKLNGVSTFVGVITDISQQKQMEADLRRSKEEAEIAAQAKSTFLANMSHELRTPMNAIIGFSELMLDGKMSTEQQRHLGIIRNSAKTLLNLLNDVLDSAKLESGTTQLESRHFSLRQICEQLIATQSLLANKKGIELTMRYDPQLSETFQGDPLRVQQIILNLLSNAVKFTERGYVRLDISSSRTKGITILVEDTGIGIAPDRLDSIFAPFSQADSTMSRRFGGTGLGTTIAKQLVELMDGKITVYSQLGKGSTFRVDLPLLAGQAAQIDESTTENVHIPPMTILVADDVEQNLELMTGLLKRDNHQLITARTGTEAVEKFKSRHIDIVLMDVQMPELNGLEASKVIRAYEKEHQLKEVPIIALTASVLEKDRRNALAAGMNGFAVKPIDIFALKAEIAYLKGIITQAPLHSEKQNDNQDTLIDLEKGRLLWGDEQSQLLAIQKFISQPQHHPDFMARLLSGSQTKALSHVHRLKGVTGNLCMPAIHHCMKKLEQALQRDENTVPLFTQYREMFNAITLLLTSVEDFSAAPEQHTATALNHDDINKIIQQLEQGEMPDCAFSAVKPQLPAELAMEVESAMSDFELDRAATLLNHFLVSQQTVEA
- the yegD gene encoding molecular chaperone, producing MYIGFDYGTANCAVAMMENGQPKLLPLEGDSFFIPSALAAPTREAVSEALFRHYDIKPADKIGEQLLRRSISANKDDDIIVDAHALQFGQQALETYLNDPDEVYYVKSPKSFLGASGLQDIQLSLFEDLVCAMMANIKHRSESQCGEAITHAVIGRPVNFQGTGGTKANQQAETILRRAAMRAGFKAIEFQFEPVAAGLEYESQLQEDKTVLVVDIGGGTTDCSVLQMGPGWLNKADRTEGLLAHSGSRVGGNDLDIALAFERIMPLFGKHSTNQRGLAAPISQFWNPVAINNVAAQSDFYASANLAVLQQLVRDSAEPALLQRLLQVYHHTLGHQLVREAELLKIALSDAASASTEIRIGQETLPVSCTNQELAAAVSSSAEKISALINEALSQAECAPDVIFMTGGSARSPMLRQLIEQRLPGVPIVAGDYFGSVTAGLSRWAEFCFR
- a CDS encoding HD-GYP domain-containing protein — translated: MDERKTLLVVDDEPANLQVLKNILASDYRLLFARDGSRALALASTEKPDLILLDIMMPGLSGYEVIEQLSAAADTKHIPVIFVTALSDTKDEAQGFELGAVDFITKPVSPSVVRARVKNHLSLVKIDELKSTRLSVVQKLSRATEYKDNETGHHVIRMSHYAHAIALAAGFSPAWSETLLHAAPMHDIGKIGIPDQILQKKGALSSEEWQVMQRHTLIGAEILGNDSSELMQMAKNIAVYHHEKWDGTGYPYGLQAEEIPIEARITAIADVFDALTSQRPYKPAWSVEDAADYIREQSGTHFDPALVDAFHRCQSALIDLKNKWPE